Proteins from one Ahaetulla prasina isolate Xishuangbanna chromosome 2, ASM2864084v1, whole genome shotgun sequence genomic window:
- the LOC131190581 gene encoding uncharacterized protein K02A2.6-like, which yields LLWGDRVVIPEKLREKVLEILHEGHPGIVRMKGLARSYVWWPLMDMEIAERVGKCQACQESRPLPPTAPIREWERPQGPWSRIHIDFAGPFHGQTFLVVVDAYSKWLEIILMRSMTAEAVILVLRHLFVTHGFPDTLVSDNGPQFTATQFEGYLAEEGIRHVLSAPFHPATNGLAERSVRSAKEALSRIRPGNWQTKIDTFLAVQHRTPCVTTGRSPAELLMGRKLRCPLDRLNPNYTPDVSLNGPNVKFLYVISRGFSRLLKE from the exons ctgctatggggggatcgagtggtgatcccggagaaattgagggaaaaggtattggagatccttcacgaaggccacccagggatcgtgagaatgaagggtctagcgagaagctatgtgtggtggcccttaatggacatggaaattgctgaaagggtagggaaatgccaggcctgccaagagtccagaccgctacccccaacggccccgattcgggaatgggagagaccccagggcccttggtctaggatccatatcgattttgccggccccttccacggccaaacctttctggtagtagtcgatgcctactccaaatggctggaaatcattctcatgagatccatgacagccgaggccgtgattttagtcctacggcacctatttgtgacCCACGGGTttcccgacactttagtctccgataacggcccgcagttcacggcaacccagtttgaggggtacttggcagaggagggcatccggcatgtcctctcggcgcctttccaccctgcgacgaacggccttgcagaacgttccgttcggagcgcaaaggaagcattgtccagaatcaggccaggcaattggcaaacaaaaatcgatacattcctagcagtccaacacagaaccccctgtgtaacaactggccgcagcccggcagagctattaatgggtcggaagcttaggtgcccactagaccgtttaaacccaaactacacaccagacg TGTCCCTTAATGGCCCCAATGTCAAATTCCTTTATGTCATTTCCCGTGGGTTTAGTCGCCTTTTGAAAGAATAA